A single Dechloromonas denitrificans DNA region contains:
- a CDS encoding 3'-5' exonuclease — MARITPFADEDIQSGIRQDFHRLIADQRRNAALATALGDSFTGLWDFVRSFLNKVEIETLSALSPDYESRARLKEIVNDTKSHNDELLKLEPDLLKALAHFSNDQAGRLLTIHKSKGLEFDSVIVLGVENQTF, encoded by the coding sequence ATGGCGCGGATCACTCCTTTCGCCGACGAAGATATACAGTCTGGCATCCGGCAGGATTTCCATCGCTTAATTGCTGACCAACGAAGAAATGCTGCTTTGGCCACAGCTCTGGGAGATTCGTTTACGGGCTTATGGGACTTCGTCCGGTCATTTCTGAACAAGGTCGAGATCGAGACCCTGTCTGCGCTTTCACCGGATTACGAGTCGCGAGCGCGGCTCAAAGAAATCGTCAATGACACCAAAAGTCACAACGACGAATTGCTGAAGTTGGAACCTGATTTGCTTAAGGCTCTGGCGCATTTCTCCAACGATCAGGCAGGCCGCCTTCTGACCATTCACAAGAGTAAAGGACTCGAATTCGATTCTGTCATCGTTCTCGGTGTCGAGAACCAAACCTTCTAG
- a CDS encoding Fic family protein, producing the protein MTGLPTQLIGSAWLAQTYGVTLLGRPPVVSQIGGRRATQVDNGFRSEVYTEAMRPAVEPAAHLQFHLRHEVPHLEFLARLFERSGPDFVQAWVMAEPTGQYARRAAFLYEWLTGETLAVPERLGGNYIDAIDDAKLVAASPDRVVKVQRWRVNDNLPGARSFCPMVVKTDAVNRAASLDIPRLFGELAAEFGEDLLMRAAVWMTLRESKASFAIEGEADRAGRVQRFADVMARRTGQGDLPFSDAALAELQREILGDRTTITHFGMRRSPVFVGETVRYQEVVHYVAPPADEIAAMLDGLQTFLERTQGQSSTMRSAVAAFGFVYIHPLADGNGRVHRFLVNDVLRRDGVIPEPVILPVSAVITDDAGERRGYDRVLDEVSKPLIQAVRELIVFEPVRTSYQDGVVSNFAFHGAEQARPLWRYPDLGPHVVFLSNIIGRTLTEQMREESRYLRSHARARAALKEVVEMPDQQADRVLRSLEQNRGELSKVLAREMPVLQKPGVWAEIVEAVTQAFQD; encoded by the coding sequence ATGACCGGACTACCGACACAACTGATTGGTTCTGCCTGGCTGGCGCAGACCTACGGAGTGACGCTGCTGGGGAGGCCGCCTGTGGTCAGTCAGATTGGGGGGCGGCGCGCGACCCAAGTCGACAACGGCTTCCGTTCGGAGGTCTATACGGAGGCCATGCGGCCAGCTGTGGAGCCGGCGGCACACCTACAGTTTCACCTTCGGCACGAGGTACCCCATCTGGAATTCCTCGCTCGCCTCTTCGAGCGAAGCGGTCCGGATTTCGTTCAAGCCTGGGTCATGGCCGAACCGACCGGGCAGTATGCCCGTCGGGCCGCCTTCCTGTACGAGTGGCTAACGGGAGAGACGCTGGCGGTGCCGGAGCGCCTGGGGGGTAATTACATTGATGCCATTGACGACGCCAAACTGGTGGCGGCATCGCCCGACCGGGTCGTCAAAGTGCAGCGCTGGCGGGTGAATGACAACCTGCCGGGTGCTCGGAGTTTTTGCCCCATGGTGGTCAAGACCGATGCGGTGAATCGGGCTGCCAGTCTGGACATTCCGCGCCTGTTTGGGGAACTGGCCGCCGAGTTTGGCGAAGACCTGTTAATGCGGGCAGCAGTCTGGATGACGCTGCGGGAGAGCAAAGCAAGCTTTGCCATCGAAGGTGAAGCCGATCGGGCAGGGCGGGTGCAGCGTTTTGCGGATGTGATGGCGCGGCGCACCGGTCAGGGAGATTTACCGTTCAGCGATGCCGCGCTGGCCGAGTTGCAGCGGGAAATCCTGGGTGATCGGACAACGATTACCCATTTCGGGATGCGCCGGTCTCCCGTGTTCGTCGGCGAGACGGTGCGCTACCAGGAGGTCGTGCACTACGTGGCGCCACCAGCTGACGAGATCGCCGCGATGCTGGACGGGCTGCAGACATTCCTCGAAAGAACGCAAGGTCAGTCGTCCACGATGCGTAGCGCAGTCGCTGCATTCGGCTTTGTCTACATCCACCCGCTGGCCGATGGAAATGGCCGTGTGCATCGGTTCCTGGTCAACGACGTCTTGCGTCGTGATGGCGTGATCCCGGAGCCTGTGATTCTGCCAGTATCCGCCGTCATCACGGACGATGCCGGGGAGCGGCGCGGCTATGACCGGGTGCTGGATGAGGTGTCCAAGCCCCTGATACAGGCCGTGCGAGAGCTGATCGTGTTCGAGCCAGTGCGGACTTCCTACCAGGATGGCGTGGTGTCGAATTTCGCCTTCCACGGTGCCGAACAGGCCAGGCCGCTGTGGCGTTATCCCGATCTGGGGCCTCATGTGGTGTTCCTGTCCAACATCATCGGGCGGACACTGACCGAACAGATGCGCGAAGAGTCTCGTTACCTGCGCAGTCATGCACGGGCACGCGCTGCACTCAAGGAAGTGGTCGAGATGCCGGATCAACAAGCGGATAGGGTGCTGCGCTCGCTAGAGCAGAACCGTGGCGAACTCAGCAAGGTGCTTGCCAGGGAAATGCCAGTGTTGCAAAAGCCCGGTGTGTGGGCGGAAATCGTCGAAGCTGTCACCCAAGCGTTTCAGGACTAA
- a CDS encoding helix-turn-helix transcriptional regulator, with the protein MSTSEISAILERQLLLQPGDRLTRLRKALGVGTVEMAARAGITRNTLRAVEAGDPAPSIGTYLRIMSVLVLGLSGELALLAGDTLQPPPAGSAAARARRAAPVVQVRVSTDNKNISFRTCKVWRSTKKLCGLPRPTRRWCSWPWMPPSVG; encoded by the coding sequence ATGAGCACTTCAGAAATCAGCGCTATTCTGGAACGCCAGTTATTGCTTCAACCGGGCGACCGGCTTACGCGCCTGCGGAAAGCACTGGGAGTTGGCACGGTCGAAATGGCGGCGCGCGCGGGGATCACTCGCAATACCCTGCGAGCAGTCGAAGCCGGTGATCCTGCACCATCTATCGGAACCTACCTTCGCATCATGTCTGTCTTGGTCTTGGGCCTCAGTGGCGAACTGGCTCTACTCGCTGGAGATACCCTGCAACCGCCGCCGGCAGGTTCTGCTGCAGCACGGGCCCGGCGTGCAGCGCCGGTCGTGCAGGTGCGTGTTTCAACGGACAATAAAAACATCAGCTTCAGGACCTGCAAAGTCTGGCGCTCCACGAAGAAGCTGTGCGGCTTGCCAAGGCCAACCCGGCGCTGGTGCAGCTGGCCCTGGATGCCGCCAAGCGTTGGCTGA
- a CDS encoding helix-turn-helix domain-containing protein yields MTTLSDVAEMIKSARREVRLSQGELAQRAGVSRTTVARMETLAKGDMSVSALVRLLEVSGYDLKLVKRGHVRTLEDILAEQRQGDLP; encoded by the coding sequence GTGACAACACTTTCTGATGTTGCCGAGATGATCAAGAGTGCTCGCCGCGAAGTGCGGCTGAGTCAGGGGGAACTCGCCCAGCGGGCAGGTGTTTCGCGTACAACCGTGGCGCGCATGGAAACCCTGGCCAAAGGCGACATGAGCGTGTCCGCGCTGGTACGCCTGCTCGAAGTTTCCGGCTACGACTTGAAGCTGGTGAAGCGGGGGCATGTGCGCACGCTCGAGGACATTCTGGCCGAGCAGCGCCAAGGTGACCTGCCATGA
- a CDS encoding tyrosine-type recombinase/integrase, which produces MLTDLALRNLKPRATLYKVADRDGMYVAILPTGSISFRYDYRINGQRETLIIGRYGFGGISLAAAREKLLDARQLVRDGISPALQKRREKARGPETKTFSDHAIQWLYGATMADSTRSMRKSVLDRDILPIFSKRLLREVRVEDLRALCMRVKERGAPATAIHVRDIVKQIYGYANLHGEKVSNPADELGPGSIATFVPKDRVLSQLEIQLMHQQLDRVPTYPAIRLALRLILLTLVRKSELIEATWNEVDFEAAVWTIPKARMKGRRAHNVYLSSQALDIMIALRTCAAGSRYVLPSRYDADRCMSKATLNRVTQLIAERAKEAGLPLEPFTVHDLRRTGSTLLNEAGFNGDWIEKCLAHESGRSSRSIYNKAEYAEPRRHMLEEWANMVGAWAASETYTPMLTVHP; this is translated from the coding sequence ATGCTCACAGACCTTGCCCTTCGAAACCTCAAGCCTCGCGCGACCCTTTACAAAGTTGCTGACCGCGATGGCATGTACGTGGCCATTCTGCCGACGGGTTCCATTTCCTTCAGGTACGACTACCGTATCAATGGCCAGCGCGAGACGCTGATCATTGGTCGCTACGGTTTTGGCGGCATCTCGCTCGCCGCGGCGCGGGAAAAGTTGTTGGATGCCAGGCAATTGGTGCGCGACGGCATTTCACCAGCCCTGCAGAAGCGGCGAGAGAAGGCTCGCGGTCCTGAAACCAAGACTTTCAGTGACCATGCGATCCAGTGGCTTTACGGGGCCACCATGGCTGATTCGACGCGGTCGATGCGTAAGAGCGTGTTGGACCGCGACATCCTGCCGATCTTCAGCAAACGCCTTTTGAGAGAGGTTCGTGTAGAGGATCTGCGCGCACTGTGCATGCGTGTGAAAGAGCGAGGGGCTCCAGCGACGGCGATTCATGTTCGGGACATCGTCAAGCAGATCTATGGTTACGCTAACCTGCACGGGGAGAAGGTGAGCAATCCTGCCGACGAACTTGGTCCAGGATCCATCGCTACGTTCGTGCCCAAAGATCGGGTGCTATCTCAGCTGGAAATCCAGTTGATGCATCAGCAGTTGGATCGTGTACCGACCTATCCTGCCATTCGGCTCGCGTTGCGTTTGATCCTGCTGACGCTGGTGCGCAAGAGCGAACTGATTGAGGCGACTTGGAACGAGGTTGATTTCGAGGCGGCCGTATGGACTATCCCGAAGGCTCGCATGAAAGGGAGGAGGGCGCACAATGTGTACCTCTCTTCCCAGGCGCTCGACATCATGATCGCACTGCGCACATGCGCCGCCGGATCAAGGTATGTATTGCCCTCGCGCTACGACGCGGATCGATGCATGTCGAAGGCCACGCTGAACCGTGTCACGCAGCTAATCGCAGAACGGGCGAAGGAGGCAGGATTGCCGTTGGAGCCATTCACCGTCCATGATTTGAGGCGAACGGGCTCCACGTTGCTCAACGAAGCTGGTTTCAATGGTGACTGGATCGAAAAGTGCCTTGCGCACGAAAGCGGACGGTCTTCGCGGTCGATCTACAACAAGGCAGAGTATGCTGAGCCGCGCCGTCACATGCTCGAAGAGTGGGCGAACATGGTCGGTGCATGGGCGGCCAGCGAAACGTACACGCCCATGCTGACTGTGCACCCATGA
- the guaA gene encoding glutamine-hydrolyzing GMP synthase, producing MAHQKILILDFGSQVTQLIARRVREAKVFCEIHPYDVSDDFIRNYGAKGIILSGGPSSVTDGDTPRAPEAVFQLGVPVLGICYGMQTMAQQLGGQVMTAEAAGKAREFGYSEVRAHGHTALLKDIADFTTAEGHGMLKVWMSHGDSVMELPPGFKTMASTPSCPIAGMADEDRKFYAVQFHPEVTHTVQGRAILESFVHGICGCGTDWVMGDYIAEAVASIRAQVGTDEVILGLSGGVDSSVAAALIHRAIGDQLTCVFVDHGLLRLNEGDMVMDMFARNLGVKVIRVDAVDDFMGKLAGVSDPEAKRKIIGKEFVEVFQAESKKLPSAKWLAQGTIYPDVIESAGKNKKGAHTIKSHHNVGGLPEDMHLKLLEPLRELFKDEVRELGVALGLPREMVYRHPFPGPGLGVRILGEVTLKAAHLLQRADAIFIDELRATVATERDVAAGACTEADLGKTWYDLTSQAFAVFLPVKSVGVMGDGRTYENVVALRAVVTSDFMTAHWAHLPYELLGRVSNRIINEVRGLNRVVYDVSGKPPATIEWE from the coding sequence ATGGCTCACCAGAAAATCCTCATTCTCGATTTTGGCTCCCAGGTCACCCAGCTGATCGCCCGCCGCGTGCGGGAGGCCAAGGTCTTCTGCGAAATCCACCCCTACGACGTTTCGGACGACTTCATCCGCAACTATGGCGCCAAGGGCATCATTCTGTCCGGCGGGCCGAGTTCGGTGACGGACGGCGATACGCCGCGCGCTCCGGAGGCTGTCTTCCAGCTGGGCGTGCCGGTACTGGGTATCTGTTACGGTATGCAAACGATGGCGCAGCAATTGGGCGGCCAGGTAATGACCGCCGAAGCGGCCGGTAAGGCCCGTGAATTCGGTTACTCCGAGGTTCGTGCCCACGGCCACACCGCCTTGTTGAAAGACATTGCCGATTTCACGACGGCCGAAGGCCACGGCATGCTGAAAGTCTGGATGAGCCACGGCGACTCCGTCATGGAACTGCCGCCCGGCTTCAAGACCATGGCGTCGACGCCGTCCTGCCCGATTGCCGGGATGGCCGACGAAGACCGCAAGTTCTACGCCGTGCAGTTCCATCCGGAAGTGACGCATACCGTGCAGGGCCGCGCCATTCTCGAAAGCTTCGTGCATGGCATCTGCGGCTGCGGCACCGACTGGGTGATGGGCGACTACATTGCCGAAGCCGTTGCCTCGATCCGCGCTCAGGTCGGCACCGATGAGGTCATCCTCGGCCTGTCCGGCGGCGTCGATTCGAGCGTTGCCGCAGCGCTTATCCATCGCGCCATCGGCGATCAGCTGACCTGCGTTTTTGTCGATCACGGCCTGCTCCGCCTCAACGAAGGCGACATGGTGATGGACATGTTTGCCCGCAACCTCGGGGTCAAGGTCATTCGCGTCGATGCGGTCGACGACTTCATGGGCAAGCTGGCCGGTGTTTCCGATCCGGAAGCCAAGCGCAAGATCATCGGCAAGGAGTTCGTCGAGGTCTTTCAGGCCGAGTCGAAGAAGCTTCCGTCGGCCAAATGGCTGGCCCAGGGCACTATCTACCCCGACGTGATCGAGTCGGCCGGCAAGAACAAGAAGGGCGCCCACACCATCAAGAGCCACCACAATGTCGGTGGCCTGCCGGAAGACATGCACCTCAAGCTGCTCGAGCCGCTGCGCGAGCTGTTCAAGGACGAAGTCCGCGAACTGGGGGTGGCTCTCGGCCTGCCGCGCGAGATGGTCTATCGCCATCCGTTCCCGGGGCCGGGGCTGGGCGTGCGCATCCTTGGTGAAGTCACGCTGAAGGCGGCGCATCTGCTGCAGCGCGCCGATGCGATTTTCATCGACGAATTGCGCGCCACCGTGGCTACCGAGCGCGACGTGGCGGCCGGCGCCTGTACCGAAGCCGATCTCGGCAAGACCTGGTACGACCTGACCAGTCAGGCGTTTGCCGTCTTCCTGCCGGTCAAGAGCGTTGGCGTGATGGGTGATGGCCGCACCTATGAAAACGTCGTCGCGCTGCGGGCCGTGGTGACTAGCGACTTCATGACCGCTCACTGGGCTCACCTGCCGTACGAACTGCTCGGTCGCGTTTCCAATCGCATCATTAACGAAGTTCGCGGCCTGAACCGGGTCGTCTATGACGTCTCGGGCAAACCGCCGGCGACGATCGAGTGGGAGTAG
- the guaB gene encoding IMP dehydrogenase has translation MRLLQKALTFDDVLLVPAHSQILPRDVNLSTRLTRNITLNLPLLSAAMDTVTEGRLAIALAQEGGIGIVHKNLSPKAQAAEVAKVKRFESGILRDPITVSPLMTVRDVIEITRQHKISGLPVIDKAGKVVGIVTNRDLRFETNLDQQVRLIMTPRKRLVTVSEEASVEDAKELIRKHRLERVLVIDDEYHLRGLITVKDILKSTEHPLANKDLTGRLRAGAAVGVGAGTEERVELLAEAGVDVIVVDTAHGHSQGVLDRVNWVKKNFPQIEVIGGNIATADAARALLDQGADGVKVGIGPGSICTTRIVAGVGVPQITAIQNVSEALKGTGVPMIADGGIRYSGDIAKAIAAGADTVMLGGLFAGTEEAPGEVELFQGRSYKSYRGMGSLGAMQAGSSDRYFQETTSNVDKFVPEGIEGRVPYKGSVLAVIHQLMGGLRSSMGYLGSPTIAHMHDNACFVEITSAGIRESHVHDVQITKEAPNYHLD, from the coding sequence ATGCGACTTTTGCAAAAAGCCCTTACCTTCGACGACGTTCTGCTCGTCCCCGCCCACTCCCAGATTTTGCCCCGCGATGTCAACCTGTCGACCCGGCTGACCCGCAACATTACTCTGAACTTGCCGCTGCTATCTGCCGCCATGGATACCGTGACGGAAGGCCGTCTCGCCATCGCCCTGGCGCAGGAAGGTGGCATCGGTATCGTCCACAAGAACCTGTCGCCCAAGGCCCAGGCGGCCGAAGTGGCGAAGGTCAAGCGATTCGAATCCGGCATCCTGCGCGATCCGATTACTGTGTCGCCGCTGATGACGGTGCGCGATGTGATCGAAATTACTCGTCAGCACAAGATTTCCGGCCTGCCGGTAATCGACAAGGCGGGCAAGGTGGTTGGTATCGTGACCAATCGCGACCTGCGCTTTGAAACCAATCTCGACCAGCAGGTCCGGTTGATCATGACGCCGCGCAAGCGCCTGGTTACCGTAAGCGAGGAAGCCAGCGTCGAGGATGCCAAGGAACTGATCCGCAAGCACCGCCTGGAGCGCGTGCTGGTTATCGACGATGAATACCATCTGCGTGGCCTGATTACCGTCAAGGATATTCTCAAATCGACCGAGCATCCGTTGGCGAACAAGGATCTCACCGGCCGCTTGCGTGCCGGTGCGGCGGTTGGCGTCGGTGCCGGTACCGAGGAACGCGTTGAGTTGCTTGCTGAGGCCGGCGTCGATGTCATCGTCGTCGATACGGCACATGGTCATTCGCAAGGCGTGCTCGACCGCGTGAACTGGGTCAAGAAGAATTTTCCGCAGATCGAAGTCATCGGCGGCAATATTGCGACGGCCGACGCGGCGCGGGCGCTGCTCGATCAGGGCGCCGATGGCGTCAAGGTCGGTATCGGTCCTGGCTCCATTTGTACGACGCGTATCGTGGCCGGTGTCGGGGTGCCGCAAATCACCGCCATCCAGAACGTTTCCGAAGCGCTCAAGGGGACCGGTGTGCCGATGATCGCCGACGGCGGCATTCGTTACTCGGGCGATATCGCCAAGGCGATCGCTGCTGGTGCCGATACGGTGATGTTGGGCGGTCTGTTTGCCGGTACTGAAGAGGCGCCGGGCGAAGTTGAATTGTTCCAGGGGCGTTCCTACAAGTCCTATCGCGGCATGGGCTCCCTGGGCGCGATGCAGGCCGGTTCCTCCGATCGCTACTTCCAGGAAACCACTTCGAACGTGGACAAGTTCGTGCCGGAAGGTATCGAAGGTCGTGTGCCGTACAAGGGCTCGGTGCTCGCCGTCATTCACCAGTTGATGGGTGGTCTGCGCTCCTCGATGGGTTATCTCGGCAGTCCGACGATCGCGCACATGCATGACAACGCCTGCTTCGTCGAGATCACCTCGGCCGGCATCCGTGAGTCTCACGTCCACGACGTGCAGATCACCAAGGAAGCGCCGAACTACCATCTCGACTGA
- a CDS encoding DUF4124 domain-containing protein yields MPLIQGHKIVLYRKPSKSPITMKTALIFTLGITLTTAFVTAHAQTYQWKDSSGRTVISDTPPPGVAAKEARAIGGRQPAFAKEEKQVEKAAEAPKSTAEKDLDFKKRQQEAREKTEKDAKEQKAAADKRDNCERARRNLAALEADQPMATLDEKGEAQRMDSNQRNQEMERARQFITESCK; encoded by the coding sequence TTGCCTTTAATCCAAGGTCACAAAATCGTATTATACAGAAAACCTTCAAAAAGCCCGATAACCATGAAAACCGCTCTCATTTTTACCCTCGGAATCACGCTGACTACCGCATTCGTCACGGCTCATGCCCAAACCTACCAGTGGAAGGACAGCAGCGGCCGCACCGTGATTTCCGACACCCCGCCGCCGGGCGTGGCAGCCAAGGAAGCACGCGCCATCGGCGGACGGCAACCGGCTTTTGCCAAAGAGGAAAAACAGGTGGAAAAAGCAGCCGAGGCACCGAAATCGACGGCTGAAAAAGACCTGGATTTCAAGAAACGCCAGCAGGAAGCCAGGGAAAAAACCGAGAAAGACGCCAAGGAACAGAAAGCCGCTGCCGACAAGAGGGACAACTGCGAACGTGCCCGCCGCAACCTCGCAGCCCTAGAAGCCGACCAGCCGATGGCTACCCTGGATGAGAAAGGCGAAGCCCAGCGGATGGATAGCAACCAGCGCAATCAGGAAATGGAGCGCGCCCGGCAGTTCATCACGGAATCCTGCAAGTAG
- a CDS encoding RnfH family protein, translating into MAELMTIEVCYALSTKQELVSVKLPAGATLAQALEASGLLQKYPEIDLKKNKFGIYAKLSKADALLRDRDRVEIYRPLIADPKEVRKQRAAEGKVMKKGAGDTDAPEA; encoded by the coding sequence ATGGCTGAATTAATGACAATCGAGGTTTGCTACGCCCTGTCAACAAAACAGGAGCTGGTCAGTGTCAAGCTGCCCGCCGGGGCGACCCTGGCGCAGGCTCTTGAAGCGTCGGGGCTGTTACAGAAATACCCGGAAATCGATCTGAAAAAAAACAAATTCGGTATTTACGCCAAGCTGTCCAAGGCGGATGCGCTGTTGCGCGACCGCGATCGCGTTGAAATCTACCGGCCGCTCATCGCCGATCCGAAGGAAGTCCGCAAGCAGCGTGCTGCCGAAGGCAAGGTCATGAAAAAGGGCGCCGGTGATACCGACGCCCCCGAGGCCTGA
- a CDS encoding type II toxin-antitoxin system RatA family toxin: MAQVEKTVLIEQSAQRMFELVDRCEDYPAFLPWCSQTEVKFRDAAKTVATLHINYHSVKSAFTTENDKEYPTLMKIRLVDGPFRRLEGSWHFRALAENACKIEFRLHYEFSSKLFEKVIGPVFNHIASTFVDAFVRRAAQVYGASHG, from the coding sequence ATGGCCCAGGTTGAAAAAACAGTATTGATCGAGCAGTCCGCCCAGCGCATGTTTGAACTAGTCGATCGCTGCGAGGATTACCCCGCATTTCTGCCCTGGTGCAGCCAGACCGAGGTCAAGTTCCGCGATGCCGCGAAAACGGTCGCAACGCTGCATATCAATTACCACTCGGTTAAATCAGCTTTCACCACGGAAAACGACAAGGAATATCCGACGCTGATGAAAATCCGCCTGGTTGATGGCCCGTTTCGCCGGTTGGAGGGTTCTTGGCACTTTCGGGCCCTGGCCGAAAATGCCTGCAAGATCGAGTTCAGGCTGCATTACGAGTTTTCCAGCAAGCTGTTCGAGAAGGTCATCGGGCCTGTGTTCAATCACATTGCCAGTACCTTTGTTGATGCCTTTGTGCGCCGCGCGGCGCAGGTTTACGGAGCCAGCCATGGCTGA
- the smpB gene encoding SsrA-binding protein SmpB, with protein MSITVNKKAFHDFSVEEKFEAGIALQGWEVKAIRAGRMNIKESYVIIKSGEIFLIGMHISPLTTASSHNAHDPVRTRKLLLHGKEIMKLIGKVERAGYALVPIDLHFTRGRIKLEVGLAKGKKQYDKRLDEQEKSGKREAARAMKEHNR; from the coding sequence ATGAGCATCACGGTTAACAAAAAAGCCTTTCACGACTTCTCCGTCGAAGAGAAGTTTGAGGCCGGTATTGCCCTCCAGGGTTGGGAGGTCAAGGCCATTCGTGCCGGCCGGATGAATATCAAGGAATCCTACGTCATTATCAAGAGTGGCGAGATTTTCCTGATCGGCATGCACATCTCCCCGCTGACCACCGCCTCGAGCCATAACGCCCACGACCCGGTCCGCACCCGCAAGCTGCTCCTGCATGGCAAGGAGATCATGAAACTGATCGGTAAGGTGGAACGTGCCGGTTACGCGCTGGTGCCGATCGATCTGCACTTCACTCGCGGCCGGATCAAACTTGAGGTTGGCCTGGCCAAGGGCAAGAAGCAGTACGACAAACGCCTGGATGAGCAGGAAAAATCCGGCAAGCGTGAGGCGGCCCGCGCCATGAAGGAACATAACCGCTAA
- a CDS encoding trimeric intracellular cation channel family protein, with protein MDALLYWVGMAAVAVSALTGVLDSSRKQMDLIGALLVGIATALGGGTIRDLLLDRNVFWVVDQTYLIAALGTGLATFFIARSLPLPPRLFLIPDAIGLALFTIVGTQVSLQWHAPWLVASLMGVITGIVGGVLRDILCNDVPLVFLKGELYATAAWVGALALIALQESGLPSVTASWLAMGIVLMLRLLAMHYHITLPAFRPQRTP; from the coding sequence ATGGACGCCTTGCTCTACTGGGTTGGCATGGCGGCCGTTGCGGTCAGCGCGCTGACTGGCGTCCTCGACTCCAGCCGAAAACAGATGGACCTGATCGGCGCGCTTCTCGTCGGCATTGCGACGGCGCTTGGCGGCGGCACGATTCGCGATCTGCTCCTTGACCGCAACGTTTTCTGGGTAGTCGATCAGACTTACCTGATTGCCGCCCTCGGGACCGGCCTCGCGACTTTCTTCATCGCCCGCTCGCTGCCTCTTCCGCCGCGCCTGTTTCTGATTCCCGACGCGATCGGCCTGGCGCTGTTCACCATCGTCGGCACCCAGGTTTCGTTGCAGTGGCATGCACCCTGGCTGGTCGCCAGTCTGATGGGCGTGATCACCGGCATCGTCGGCGGCGTGCTGCGGGATATTCTATGCAACGACGTACCCCTGGTTTTTCTCAAGGGCGAGCTTTATGCCACCGCCGCCTGGGTTGGGGCGCTGGCGCTGATCGCCCTGCAGGAAAGCGGCCTGCCCTCGGTCACGGCGAGCTGGCTGGCCATGGGCATCGTGCTGATGCTCCGTCTGCTGGCCATGCACTACCACATCACCCTGCCGGCTTTCCGACCACAACGCACGCCTTGA
- a CDS encoding DsbA family oxidoreductase has product MIKIDIVADIVCPWCFIGKRRLETAIAMVRRNVPEFSYETRWRPFFLNPDTPPEGEPYLPFLEQKFGGRAPVEALFERVRAAGRAYDIDYAFERIELRANTLQAHRLLYWAQQRGNADALIERLFVAQFQRGEHVGDRVTLIKIAVDCGYPANELEAYLYSNEDSDTVSEDAQRIRAMGIRMVPSFILDGEQIIVGAEDPTVLATAMLQSLDAR; this is encoded by the coding sequence ATGATCAAAATCGACATCGTTGCCGACATCGTCTGCCCGTGGTGCTTCATCGGCAAACGCCGCCTTGAAACAGCAATTGCCATGGTTCGCCGGAACGTGCCGGAATTCAGCTACGAAACGCGCTGGCGCCCCTTTTTCCTCAATCCGGATACGCCCCCGGAAGGCGAGCCATACCTGCCTTTCCTCGAACAAAAATTTGGTGGACGGGCGCCGGTCGAGGCGCTGTTCGAGCGCGTCCGGGCTGCTGGCCGCGCCTATGACATCGATTACGCCTTCGAAAGAATCGAATTGCGGGCCAATACGCTGCAGGCCCATCGCCTGCTTTACTGGGCCCAGCAACGCGGCAATGCCGACGCCTTGATCGAACGGCTGTTCGTAGCCCAGTTCCAGCGGGGCGAACATGTCGGCGACCGCGTCACCTTGATCAAGATTGCGGTGGACTGCGGCTACCCGGCCAACGAGCTCGAAGCTTATCTCTATTCGAACGAAGACAGCGATACCGTCAGTGAAGACGCACAGCGGATCCGGGCCATGGGGATCCGCATGGTGCCAAGCTTCATCCTCGACGGCGAACAGATCATCGTCGGGGCTGAAGATCCGACGGTTCTGGCGACGGCCATGCTGCAATCACTTGATGCTCGCTGA